In Daucus carota subsp. sativus chromosome 4, DH1 v3.0, whole genome shotgun sequence, one DNA window encodes the following:
- the LOC108218725 gene encoding uncharacterized protein LOC108218725 isoform X2, which yields MSDQGEKTCPLCAEEMDFTDQQLKPCKCGYEICVWCWHHIMDMAEKDNVEGRCPACRSPYNKEKIVDKAAQCERLVTELSVEKKVKLKSKSRTPDGRKNLSTVRVIQRNLVYVAGLPLNLADEDLLQREDYFPRYGKVQKVSISRTAGGTIQQFPNNTCSVYITYSKEEEAVRCIQSVHGYILEGRPLRACFGTTKYCHAWLRNMPCSNPDCLYLHEFGTQEDSFIKDEIVSSCTRVEQITGATVDMQRRSGNVLPWPADEFCNNSSSTPGVCNSKSSTNNVDICSDSILESSVWQTPASSVRGSPPNSSCSKSVVLPAAASWGMRASNRQPSVASSTSSNGPSKQKSDACGISVAYSTAIASPAKVSVMHSDSGKKLNGEIRLTEQRNQAEPVASVELYLDKDQQRKLSKTSAVIGHSINQVVSSQISTPSLKVDESMSMPTDIVKSVDSRGQSCVTNPERGGESRVPELCSDILSLNIDNQGLPHKEAEYSKFSQSHISKKVASTNKDPVAPRDQSEFRFESQYSVAETDTSEVKNDIRSFWNSEAVNCADSQPNLSQLLDSSRASYPQKAYSSPNVNADSQPIKVSAQEYNIPIMSNGYPENQTRSFNDMSSSEKNSSHVAPNATRMMSVGRYGSELVNHDIISDDNLGESSIISNILSMNFDSWDDSIASPQNLAKLLGDTDKQQGTLGVSSSRKTQNSNQSRFSFAREEDQTFNYGPSFTGFDQTSKIHSFTNTDNGNYNASEITNDFPTFGAQQPRNSASSNSHNSLNRFPVSRAPVSAPPGFSGPNRAPPPGFTTYDRMEQTFIDINSGNNLPDNLSFMRNTNQSLSTMHFDSTNADIEFIDPAILAVGKGRFPGGLSGPGLDMRSSYPTQMPNYESESRLQLMMQRSLSSPQNSRYLDIGDSFSSRLDNHGTSPRILEQALGNNGSQYSQFGLTQSRNQLISSGNWDGWSGVKGGNDSSMAEFLRSERLGINKYFTGYEDSKYRMPNSGDLYNQQYGI from the exons ATGAGTGACCAAGGAGAAAAGACTTGTCCACTTTGCGCTGAGGAAATGGATTTCACAGATCAGCAACTTAAGCCTTGCAAGTGTGGTTATGAG ATCTGTGTTTGGTGCTGGCATCACATAATGGACATGGCTGAGAAGGACAATGTGGAAGGCAGGTGTCCAGCATGTCGTAGCCCTTATAACAAGGAAAAGATTGTTGACAAGGCAGCTCAGTGCGAAAG GTTGGTGACTGAGTTGAGTGTGGAAAAGAAAGTCAAGTTAAAGTCGAAAAGTAGAACGCCTGATGGACGAAAAAACCTAAGCACTGTGCGAGTGATTCAACGAAATCTTGTCTACGTTGCTGGATTGCCTCTTAATCTGGCTGATGAAGAT CTTTTACAACGAGAGGATTATTTTCCTCGATATGGGAAGGTGCAAAAGGTGTCTATATCCCGAACAGCTGGCGGGACCATTCAACagtttccaaataatacttgcAGTGT ATATATTACTTATTCAAAGGAGGAGGAAGCTGTTCGTTGCATTCAATCAGTGCATGGGTACATATTGGAGGGTAGACCTTTAAG GGCCTGCTTTGGAACCACCAAATATTGCCATGCATGGCTGAGGAACATG CCTTGCAGCAATCCAGATTGTTTATACTTGCATGAATTTGGTACACAAGAAGATAGTTTTATTAAAGACGAAATAGTATCATCATGCACCAG AGTTGAACAGATTACTGGTGCTACAGTTGATATGCAACGTCGTTCAGGGAATGTATTACCTTGGCCAGCAGATGAGTTCTGCAACAATAGCTCTTCTACACCAGGTGTATGTAACAGTAAAAGTTCAACAAAT AATGTTGACATCTGTTCTGACAGTATATTGGAATCTTCTGTCTGGCAAACTCCAGCAAGTAGTGTTAGGGGATCTCCACCAAACAGTAGCTGTAGTAAATCTGTAGTTCTTCCAGCAGCAGCATCCTG GGGAATGCGTGCCTCAAATCGGCAACCATCTGTGGCAAGTTCAACAAGCTCAAACGGACCTTCAAAGCAGAAATCAGATGCATGTGGCATTTCAGTAGCTTATTCAACCGCAATAGCGAGCCCTGCCAAGGTCTCTGTAATGCACAGTGATTCCGGAAAGAAACTTAATGGTGAAATTCGGTTGACTGAGCAGAGGAATCAAGCAGAGCCAGTGGCATCTGTTGAATTATATCTGGATAAAGATCAACAGAGGAAGCTATCTAAGACTTCTGCCGTGATTGGACATTCTATCAATCAAGTAGTAAGTAGCCAGATTTCCACACCATCACTAAAGGTAGATGAATCCATGAGCATGCCAACTGATATAGTGAAGTCGGTTGATTCCAGGGGACAGTCTTGTGTTACTAATCCAGAAAGAGGTGGAGAAAGTAGGGTTCCGGAATTATGTTCTGATATATTGTCACTGAATATAGATAATCAAGGGCTGCCACATAAAGAAGCAGAATACAGTAAATTTTCACAATCCCATATTTCCAAAAAAGTGGCATCTACCAATAAGGATCCTGTTGCTCCAAGAGATCAGTCTGAATTCAGATTTGAGTCGCAATATTCTGTAGCAGAAACTGACACTTCTGAAGTTAAAAATGATATCCGGAGTTTTTGGAATTCAGAAGCTGTCAATTGTGCAGATAGCCAGCCTAATCTTTCTCAGTTATTAGATAGTTCCAGGGCCTCTTATCCTCAAAAGGCTTACAGTTCACCCAATGTAAATGCTGATTCTCAACCAATTAAGGTCTCTGCACAAGAATATAATATTCCCATTATGTCAAACGGGTATCCTGAGAATCAAACTAGAAGTTTTAATGATATGAGTAGTTCTGAAAAAAATTCTTCCCATGTGGCACCAAATGCTACAAGAATGATGAGTGTTGGAAGATATGGAAGCGAGCTAGTAAACCACGACATTATTTCTGATGACAACCTGGGAGAGAGCAGCATCATATCTAATATCTTATCAATGAACTTTGATTCATGGGATGACTCGATAGCTTCACCTCAGAATTTGGCTAAATTACTAGGTGATACTGATAAACAGCAGGGAACCCTTGGTGTATCAAGTTCAAGGAAAACACAAAACAGCAATCAGTCTAGGTTCTCTTTTGCAAGAGAAGAGGATCAAACATTCAATTATGGTCCATCTTTTACTGGGTTTGACCAAACATCAAAAATTCACTCTTTTACCAATACAGACAATGGAAATTATAATGCTAGCGAAATAACCAATGATTTTCCTACATTTGGTGCCCAGCAACCTCGTAATTCTGCAAGCTCCAATTCTCATAATTCTCTTAACAGGTTTCCTG TTTCCAGAGCACCTGTATCAGCGCCTCCTGGGTTTTCTGGGCCCAACAGAGCTCCACCACCAGGTTTTACTACTTATGACAGAATGGAACAGACATTTATTGACATAAACTCTG GGAATAATTTGCCTGACAACTTGTCTTTTATGAGAAATACAAATCAATCGCTGTCAACTATGCATTTTGATTCTACCAATGCAGATATTGAGTTTATCGATCCTGCAATTTTGGCAGTAGGTAAAGGGAGATTCCCTGGTGGGCTTAGCGGTCCTGGTTTAGACATGAGGTCCAGTTATCCTACCCAGATGCCCAACTATGAGAGTGAGTCGAGATTGCAACTAATGATGCAGAGATCTCTTTCATCACCGCAGAACTCTAGATATTTAGATATTGGGGACAGCTTTTCTTCTCGTTTAGATAATCATGGGACATCTCCGAGGATTTTGGAACAAGCCTTGGGCAACAATGGATCTCAGTATTCTCAATTTGGTTTAACACAGTCCAGGAATCAACTGATATCTAGTGGCAACTGGGATGGTTGGAGTGGGGTTAAGGGAGGAAATGACTCAAGTATGGCAGAGTTTCTTAGATCGGAAAGATTAGGAATAAACAAGTACTTTACTGGTTATGAGGATTCGAAGTACAGGATGCCCAATTCTGGGGATCTATATAATCAACAATATGGAATTTGA
- the LOC108218725 gene encoding uncharacterized protein LOC108218725 isoform X1: protein MSDQGEKTCPLCAEEMDFTDQQLKPCKCGYEICVWCWHHIMDMAEKDNVEGRCPACRSPYNKEKIVDKAAQCERLVTELSVEKKVKLKSKSRTPDGRKNLSTVRVIQRNLVYVAGLPLNLADEDLLQREDYFPRYGKVQKVSISRTAGGTIQQFPNNTCSVYITYSKEEEAVRCIQSVHGYILEGRPLRACFGTTKYCHAWLRNMPCSNPDCLYLHEFGTQEDSFIKDEIVSSCTRNRVEQITGATVDMQRRSGNVLPWPADEFCNNSSSTPGVCNSKSSTNNVDICSDSILESSVWQTPASSVRGSPPNSSCSKSVVLPAAASWGMRASNRQPSVASSTSSNGPSKQKSDACGISVAYSTAIASPAKVSVMHSDSGKKLNGEIRLTEQRNQAEPVASVELYLDKDQQRKLSKTSAVIGHSINQVVSSQISTPSLKVDESMSMPTDIVKSVDSRGQSCVTNPERGGESRVPELCSDILSLNIDNQGLPHKEAEYSKFSQSHISKKVASTNKDPVAPRDQSEFRFESQYSVAETDTSEVKNDIRSFWNSEAVNCADSQPNLSQLLDSSRASYPQKAYSSPNVNADSQPIKVSAQEYNIPIMSNGYPENQTRSFNDMSSSEKNSSHVAPNATRMMSVGRYGSELVNHDIISDDNLGESSIISNILSMNFDSWDDSIASPQNLAKLLGDTDKQQGTLGVSSSRKTQNSNQSRFSFAREEDQTFNYGPSFTGFDQTSKIHSFTNTDNGNYNASEITNDFPTFGAQQPRNSASSNSHNSLNRFPVSRAPVSAPPGFSGPNRAPPPGFTTYDRMEQTFIDINSGNNLPDNLSFMRNTNQSLSTMHFDSTNADIEFIDPAILAVGKGRFPGGLSGPGLDMRSSYPTQMPNYESESRLQLMMQRSLSSPQNSRYLDIGDSFSSRLDNHGTSPRILEQALGNNGSQYSQFGLTQSRNQLISSGNWDGWSGVKGGNDSSMAEFLRSERLGINKYFTGYEDSKYRMPNSGDLYNQQYGI from the exons ATGAGTGACCAAGGAGAAAAGACTTGTCCACTTTGCGCTGAGGAAATGGATTTCACAGATCAGCAACTTAAGCCTTGCAAGTGTGGTTATGAG ATCTGTGTTTGGTGCTGGCATCACATAATGGACATGGCTGAGAAGGACAATGTGGAAGGCAGGTGTCCAGCATGTCGTAGCCCTTATAACAAGGAAAAGATTGTTGACAAGGCAGCTCAGTGCGAAAG GTTGGTGACTGAGTTGAGTGTGGAAAAGAAAGTCAAGTTAAAGTCGAAAAGTAGAACGCCTGATGGACGAAAAAACCTAAGCACTGTGCGAGTGATTCAACGAAATCTTGTCTACGTTGCTGGATTGCCTCTTAATCTGGCTGATGAAGAT CTTTTACAACGAGAGGATTATTTTCCTCGATATGGGAAGGTGCAAAAGGTGTCTATATCCCGAACAGCTGGCGGGACCATTCAACagtttccaaataatacttgcAGTGT ATATATTACTTATTCAAAGGAGGAGGAAGCTGTTCGTTGCATTCAATCAGTGCATGGGTACATATTGGAGGGTAGACCTTTAAG GGCCTGCTTTGGAACCACCAAATATTGCCATGCATGGCTGAGGAACATG CCTTGCAGCAATCCAGATTGTTTATACTTGCATGAATTTGGTACACAAGAAGATAGTTTTATTAAAGACGAAATAGTATCATCATGCACCAG GAATAGAGTTGAACAGATTACTGGTGCTACAGTTGATATGCAACGTCGTTCAGGGAATGTATTACCTTGGCCAGCAGATGAGTTCTGCAACAATAGCTCTTCTACACCAGGTGTATGTAACAGTAAAAGTTCAACAAAT AATGTTGACATCTGTTCTGACAGTATATTGGAATCTTCTGTCTGGCAAACTCCAGCAAGTAGTGTTAGGGGATCTCCACCAAACAGTAGCTGTAGTAAATCTGTAGTTCTTCCAGCAGCAGCATCCTG GGGAATGCGTGCCTCAAATCGGCAACCATCTGTGGCAAGTTCAACAAGCTCAAACGGACCTTCAAAGCAGAAATCAGATGCATGTGGCATTTCAGTAGCTTATTCAACCGCAATAGCGAGCCCTGCCAAGGTCTCTGTAATGCACAGTGATTCCGGAAAGAAACTTAATGGTGAAATTCGGTTGACTGAGCAGAGGAATCAAGCAGAGCCAGTGGCATCTGTTGAATTATATCTGGATAAAGATCAACAGAGGAAGCTATCTAAGACTTCTGCCGTGATTGGACATTCTATCAATCAAGTAGTAAGTAGCCAGATTTCCACACCATCACTAAAGGTAGATGAATCCATGAGCATGCCAACTGATATAGTGAAGTCGGTTGATTCCAGGGGACAGTCTTGTGTTACTAATCCAGAAAGAGGTGGAGAAAGTAGGGTTCCGGAATTATGTTCTGATATATTGTCACTGAATATAGATAATCAAGGGCTGCCACATAAAGAAGCAGAATACAGTAAATTTTCACAATCCCATATTTCCAAAAAAGTGGCATCTACCAATAAGGATCCTGTTGCTCCAAGAGATCAGTCTGAATTCAGATTTGAGTCGCAATATTCTGTAGCAGAAACTGACACTTCTGAAGTTAAAAATGATATCCGGAGTTTTTGGAATTCAGAAGCTGTCAATTGTGCAGATAGCCAGCCTAATCTTTCTCAGTTATTAGATAGTTCCAGGGCCTCTTATCCTCAAAAGGCTTACAGTTCACCCAATGTAAATGCTGATTCTCAACCAATTAAGGTCTCTGCACAAGAATATAATATTCCCATTATGTCAAACGGGTATCCTGAGAATCAAACTAGAAGTTTTAATGATATGAGTAGTTCTGAAAAAAATTCTTCCCATGTGGCACCAAATGCTACAAGAATGATGAGTGTTGGAAGATATGGAAGCGAGCTAGTAAACCACGACATTATTTCTGATGACAACCTGGGAGAGAGCAGCATCATATCTAATATCTTATCAATGAACTTTGATTCATGGGATGACTCGATAGCTTCACCTCAGAATTTGGCTAAATTACTAGGTGATACTGATAAACAGCAGGGAACCCTTGGTGTATCAAGTTCAAGGAAAACACAAAACAGCAATCAGTCTAGGTTCTCTTTTGCAAGAGAAGAGGATCAAACATTCAATTATGGTCCATCTTTTACTGGGTTTGACCAAACATCAAAAATTCACTCTTTTACCAATACAGACAATGGAAATTATAATGCTAGCGAAATAACCAATGATTTTCCTACATTTGGTGCCCAGCAACCTCGTAATTCTGCAAGCTCCAATTCTCATAATTCTCTTAACAGGTTTCCTG TTTCCAGAGCACCTGTATCAGCGCCTCCTGGGTTTTCTGGGCCCAACAGAGCTCCACCACCAGGTTTTACTACTTATGACAGAATGGAACAGACATTTATTGACATAAACTCTG GGAATAATTTGCCTGACAACTTGTCTTTTATGAGAAATACAAATCAATCGCTGTCAACTATGCATTTTGATTCTACCAATGCAGATATTGAGTTTATCGATCCTGCAATTTTGGCAGTAGGTAAAGGGAGATTCCCTGGTGGGCTTAGCGGTCCTGGTTTAGACATGAGGTCCAGTTATCCTACCCAGATGCCCAACTATGAGAGTGAGTCGAGATTGCAACTAATGATGCAGAGATCTCTTTCATCACCGCAGAACTCTAGATATTTAGATATTGGGGACAGCTTTTCTTCTCGTTTAGATAATCATGGGACATCTCCGAGGATTTTGGAACAAGCCTTGGGCAACAATGGATCTCAGTATTCTCAATTTGGTTTAACACAGTCCAGGAATCAACTGATATCTAGTGGCAACTGGGATGGTTGGAGTGGGGTTAAGGGAGGAAATGACTCAAGTATGGCAGAGTTTCTTAGATCGGAAAGATTAGGAATAAACAAGTACTTTACTGGTTATGAGGATTCGAAGTACAGGATGCCCAATTCTGGGGATCTATATAATCAACAATATGGAATTTGA
- the LOC108217095 gene encoding uncharacterized protein LOC108217095, with protein MAVETTKIILSELGDDLFSILVDESRDISVKEQMVILLRYVNKNGCIVERFLGVVHVGDTTSLSLKFGVEELLQKHQLSVAKIRGQGYDGASNMQGKFTGLKSLILKDNPCAFYVHYFAHQLQLALVGRVRKHRKISMFFTQLNTITSVVAGSCKRQDLLRDKQTTEVIEGICSGQMSSGKGLNQELTLKRAGDTRWGSYYTTLLSLIRLFNPAISVLEHIVEHTDDHDLRDGWESFLQEVTSFCESHNVVVVDMSSSFVDPRRVLRKSEVLTNLHHYRNDMFIDILERQVQELNDRFDEIGTELLFGMSCLDPQNSFSAFDKERLVNFARLYPSEFSPVHIMELEWTLPTYFQDVTHDERFVGLDGIAELDRKMVETRKHLIHPLVCLLIKLSLLLPIATAGVERAFSAMNIVKTRLRNRIGDEWLNDLLVAYIERDIFLSVKTEDVLQRFQNMKSRRGAL; from the exons ATGGCTGTTGAGACTACTAAGATTATTCTCAGTGAACTTGGAGATGACTTATTTTCTATTCTAGTGGATGAATCACGTGATATTTCTGTTAAGGAACAAATGGTTATTCTCTTGCGTTATGTTAATAAGAATGGATGCATAGTGGAACGTTTTCTTGGAGTTGTCCATGTTGGTGATACTACTTCTTTGTCTCTTAAATTTGGTGTTGAGGAGCTGCTGCAGAAGCATCAACTGAGTGTAGCAAAGATACGTGGACAAGGATACGATGGAGCTAGTAATATGCAAGGAAAGTTTACTGGTTTGAAGAGTTTGATTTTGAAAGACAATCCTTGTGCATTTTATGTGCATTACTTTGCTCACCAACTACAGCTAGCACTTGTTGGTAGAGTGAGAAAACATCGGAAGATATCAATGTTTTTTACACAACTTAATACCATTACAAGTGTTGTTGCTGGATCATGTAAACGCCAAGACTTGCTTCGTGATAAACAAACTACTGAAGTGATTGAAGGTATTTGTAGTGGTCAGATGTCCAGTGGAAAGGGACTGAATCAAGAATTAACTTTAAAGCGTGCTGGGGATACACGATGGGGTTCGTATTATACTACATTATTGAGCTTGATCAGATTATTCAATCCAGCTATAAGTGTATTGGAGCATATTGTTGAGCACACAGATGATCATGATCTTCGAG ATGGATGGGAATCTTTTTTACAAGAGGTTACTTCGTTTTGTGAGAGTCacaatgttgttgttgttgatatgAGCTCAAGTTTTGTTGATCCTAGACGAGTTTTACGCAAGTCCGAGGTGTTAACAAATCTACACCACTACCGCAATGACATGTTCATAGATATTTTGGAAAGACAAGTTCAAGAGTTAAATGACCGGTTTGATGAAATTGGTACTGAATTACTTTTCGGTATGTCATGTCTTGATCCTCAAAACTCATTTTCTGCATTTGACAAGGAGAGATTGGTAAATTTTGCAAGATTGTATCCGTCTGAATTCTCACCCGTTCATATTATGGAACTTGAATGGACACTTCCTACCTACTTTCAAGATGTCACACATGATGAAAGATTTGTGGGTCTTGATGGAATTGCGGAACTTGATAGAAAAATGGTTGAGACAAGAAAACATTTGATTCATCCTTTGGTTTGTTTACTTATCAAATTGTCTCTACTTTTACCGATCGCAACAGCTGGAGTGGAAAGAGCATTTTCTGCTATGAATATTGTCAAGACTCGGCTTCGTAATAGGATTGGGGATGAATGGTTAAATGATCTCTTGGTAGCATATATTGAGCGAGACATTTTCTTAAGCGTGAAGACTGAAGATGTACTTCAAAGATTCCAGAATATGAAATCTCGCAGGGGAGCACTGTAA
- the LOC108215779 gene encoding L-ascorbate peroxidase, cytosolic — translation MGKCYPTVSEEYKVAVDKCRRKLRGFIAEKNCAPLMLRLAWHSAGTYDVKTKTGGPFGTMRKKLEQSHAANNGLDIAVRLLEPFKEQFPIISYGDLYQLAGVVAVEITGGPDVPFHPGRPDKEEPPQEGRLPNATLGNDHLRNVFVETMGLCDKDIVTLSGGHTLGRAHKERSGFEGPWTTNPLIFDNSYFKELLTGEKEGLLQLPTDKSLLEDPVFRPLVDKYAADEDAFFADYAESHMKLSELGFAEA, via the exons ATGGGAAAGTGCTACCCAACAGTGAGCGAGGAGTACAAGGTTGCTGTCGACAAATGCAGGAGGAAGCTTAGAGGATTCATCGCTGAGAAGAATTGTGCTCCTCTTATGCTTCGTCTTGC GTGGCACTCAGCTGGTACTTATGATGTTAAGACCAAGACTGGGGGGCCTTTCGGAACAATGAGGAAGAAACTTGAGCAGTCTCATGCTGCCAACAATGGACTTGATATTGCTGTTAGGCTGTTGGAGCCTTTCAAGGAGCAGTTCCCCATCATCTCTTATGGTGATTTGTATCAG TTGGCTGGAGTTGTTGCTGTCGAAATTACTGGAGGTCCTGATGTTCCGTTCCACCCAGGAAGGCCG GACAAAGAGGAGCCACCACAGGAAGGCCGCTTGCCTAATGCTACTTTGG GAAATGATCATTTGAGAAATGTGTTTGTTGAAACAATGGGACTTTGTGACAAGGATATCGTTACCCTCTCTGGTGGCCACACCCTG GGACGCGCTCATAAAGAGCGTTCTGGGTTTGAAGGACCCTGGACAACCAATCCTCTCATCTTTGATAACTCCTACTTCAA GGAACTCTTGACCGGAGAGAAGGAAGGGCTTCTTCAACTCCCAACTGACAAGTCTCTTCTTGAAGACCCTGTCTTCCGTCCCCTTGTCGACAAATATGCTGCT GATGAGGATGCCTTCTTTGCCGACTATGCAGAATCTCACATGAAGCTTTCTGAACTTGG GTTTGCTGAGGCTTAA